Proteins found in one candidate division KSB1 bacterium genomic segment:
- a CDS encoding DEAD/DEAH box helicase, whose product MGERAGNPLGKTRGLGAVLEALRADALFMDNVTAWKVLPARPAITRPFPSWMDSRLREALVARGIRELYSHQSESVELIRSGKNVVVVTPTASGKTLCYNLPVLQTVLEDPDSRALYLFPTKALSQDQVEELHGLVEALGEDIKTYTFDGDTPESARRVIRASGHIVVTNPDMLHQGILPHHTRWIKLFENLRYVVIDELHQYRGVFGSHMANLLRRLKRICRHYGSRPQFIFCSATIANPRELAERLLEEPVELVDKNGAPSGEKHFILYNPPVINRQLGLRKSVVHEATRIAERFLAAEVQTIVFARSRLRVEILLSYLRESARKHHIPEHRLQGYRGGYLPLERRKIERGLRTGEVLGVVSTNALELGIDIGQLEACVMTGYPGTVASTWQQAGRAGRRQGVSVAILVASSNPTDQYMVTHPDYFFERPPEAGTLDPNNLVVLMSHVKCAAFELPFHEDEVFGVESTPEILEYLREHHVLHLREGKYYWTSDVYPAEEVSLRTASPENVVIVDASSGNQVIGEVDLFSAPLLVHEEAIYLHGGRQYHVDKLDWERRKAYVHEVEVDYYTDAELKTDIGVLETFEERPAGKDSRALGEVRVTTLPTMYKKIRFHTHENVGWGRIHLPEMEMHTTAYWWQLSPETEMQLKAEGLNPGEGLKGLAYALNHVAPIFVMCDPSDLRSVPMLRAPHTGKPTIFIYDNYPGGVGLSEKLFHLHEQLVQATLDLIRNCPCVDGCPSCVGPPTEAGTGAKAAAIAFLARSCPQSPSDPG is encoded by the coding sequence ATGGGTGAGCGAGCTGGGAATCCGCTGGGAAAGACGCGTGGACTTGGAGCGGTGCTTGAGGCTCTACGCGCCGATGCTTTGTTCATGGACAACGTGACCGCCTGGAAGGTGCTTCCGGCGCGCCCGGCGATCACCCGCCCCTTCCCCAGCTGGATGGACTCCCGCCTGCGCGAGGCCCTTGTGGCCAGGGGCATCCGGGAATTGTACAGCCACCAGTCCGAGAGCGTTGAGCTTATCCGCTCCGGCAAGAACGTGGTCGTCGTTACCCCAACGGCCTCGGGCAAGACGCTCTGTTACAATCTGCCTGTGTTGCAGACCGTGCTCGAGGATCCGGACAGCCGGGCCCTCTACCTGTTCCCCACCAAAGCGCTTTCGCAGGACCAGGTGGAGGAGTTGCACGGCCTTGTCGAGGCCCTCGGGGAGGACATCAAGACCTATACGTTCGATGGAGACACACCTGAGTCGGCGCGCCGGGTGATCCGAGCCAGCGGGCACATTGTAGTCACCAACCCGGACATGCTGCATCAGGGGATCCTGCCCCACCACACACGGTGGATCAAGCTCTTCGAGAATCTCCGCTATGTCGTGATCGATGAGCTTCACCAGTACCGCGGCGTATTCGGCAGTCACATGGCCAACCTCTTGCGGCGCCTCAAGAGGATCTGTCGCCACTACGGTTCCAGGCCGCAATTCATCTTCTGCTCGGCGACCATCGCCAACCCACGGGAACTGGCGGAACGGCTCTTGGAAGAACCGGTGGAACTTGTGGACAAGAACGGGGCTCCGAGCGGCGAGAAGCACTTCATTCTCTACAACCCGCCGGTGATCAACCGCCAGCTCGGCCTCCGCAAGTCTGTGGTCCATGAGGCCACGCGAATCGCGGAGAGATTCCTGGCCGCCGAAGTGCAGACGATCGTGTTTGCCCGCAGCCGCCTGCGGGTAGAGATCCTATTGAGTTACCTGCGTGAAAGCGCGCGCAAGCACCACATCCCAGAGCATCGCCTGCAGGGCTACCGAGGTGGCTATCTTCCCCTGGAGCGGCGGAAGATCGAGCGTGGGCTGCGAACGGGCGAGGTTCTGGGGGTGGTGAGTACCAACGCCCTGGAGCTTGGGATCGACATCGGCCAGCTGGAGGCCTGTGTCATGACCGGCTACCCCGGCACCGTGGCCAGCACATGGCAACAGGCAGGCAGGGCCGGCCGCCGGCAGGGGGTGTCGGTAGCGATCCTTGTCGCCTCCAGTAATCCCACGGATCAGTACATGGTCACCCATCCCGACTATTTCTTTGAGCGCCCACCGGAAGCCGGGACCCTGGATCCCAATAATCTCGTCGTGCTGATGAGCCACGTGAAGTGCGCGGCTTTTGAGCTGCCCTTCCACGAGGATGAAGTTTTCGGCGTGGAGTCCACCCCCGAGATCCTGGAGTACCTCCGCGAACACCACGTGTTGCACCTCCGCGAGGGCAAGTACTACTGGACGAGCGACGTCTACCCAGCCGAAGAGGTGAGCCTGCGCACGGCTTCGCCCGAAAACGTAGTCATCGTGGACGCAAGCAGCGGCAACCAGGTCATCGGGGAGGTGGATCTTTTCAGCGCCCCCCTGCTCGTGCACGAAGAAGCCATCTACCTCCACGGAGGCCGACAGTACCACGTGGACAAGCTGGACTGGGAGCGGCGGAAGGCCTATGTGCACGAGGTGGAGGTCGACTACTACACCGATGCCGAGCTGAAGACCGACATCGGCGTGCTCGAGACATTCGAGGAACGGCCGGCAGGAAAGGACAGCCGAGCCCTCGGCGAGGTGCGTGTCACTACCTTGCCGACCATGTACAAGAAGATCCGCTTTCACACGCACGAGAATGTGGGCTGGGGACGCATCCACCTCCCGGAAATGGAAATGCACACAACAGCCTACTGGTGGCAGCTTTCGCCGGAAACAGAGATGCAGCTGAAAGCTGAGGGGCTCAATCCCGGTGAGGGACTCAAGGGACTGGCCTATGCCCTCAATCACGTGGCGCCGATCTTCGTGATGTGCGATCCTTCGGACCTCCGTTCGGTGCCCATGTTACGGGCACCCCACACGGGCAAACCTACGATCTTCATCTACGACAACTACCCCGGGGGCGTGGGCCTGAGCGAGAAGCTGTTCCACCTCCACGAGCAGCTCGTACAGGCCACCCTGGATCTCATCCGCAATTGCCCTTGCGTGGACGGCTGTCCATCCTGCGTAGGGCCGCCGACGGAAGCGGGCACAGGTGCCAAGGCGGCAGCTATTGCTTTTCTGGCCCGGTCGTGTCCCCAGAGCCCGTCGGACCCCGGATGA
- the amrS gene encoding AmmeMemoRadiSam system radical SAM enzyme translates to MREARFYEKLEDGRVRCTLCPHECLLRDGQVGVCGVRQNREGTLYSLVYGKPIAVHIDPIEKKPLFHVFPGSRSFSLATVGCNFRCLFCQNSDISQVRLTEGSAPGEDLPPEELVRLAERHGCRTISYTYTEPTVFYEYAFDTAVLAAERGLLNVFVTNGFISPEPLRAISPVLHAANVDLKGWDEGFYRRVVGGDLEAVRNSLRLMKKLGIWVEVTTLCVPGYVDTDEQFRSIARFIRDELGPETPWHVSRFYPHYRMVDRPPTDIRVLRRARQIGLEEGLRYVYSGNVPGDEGENTFCYHCRALLIRRWGFSILENRLKDGKCPDCGSRIDGIGL, encoded by the coding sequence ATGAGGGAAGCAAGGTTTTACGAGAAGCTCGAAGACGGGAGGGTACGGTGCACCCTTTGTCCCCACGAGTGCTTGCTTCGCGACGGTCAGGTGGGCGTCTGCGGCGTGAGGCAGAACCGTGAGGGGACCCTCTACTCCCTGGTCTACGGCAAACCGATTGCCGTCCACATTGACCCCATAGAGAAGAAGCCGCTTTTTCACGTCTTCCCGGGTTCGCGCTCCTTTTCCCTCGCCACGGTGGGCTGCAACTTCCGGTGTCTTTTCTGCCAGAATTCCGACATCTCGCAAGTTCGCCTGACGGAGGGATCCGCCCCCGGAGAGGACCTGCCCCCGGAGGAGCTGGTGCGCCTGGCCGAGCGCCACGGTTGCAGGACCATCTCCTACACCTATACGGAACCCACCGTCTTCTACGAGTACGCCTTCGACACGGCTGTCCTCGCCGCTGAACGCGGTCTGCTCAACGTCTTCGTCACCAATGGATTCATCTCCCCTGAGCCCTTGCGGGCCATCTCTCCCGTCCTACACGCTGCCAACGTCGACCTCAAGGGATGGGACGAGGGCTTCTACCGCCGCGTGGTAGGGGGCGATCTGGAAGCCGTGCGGAATTCCCTCCGGCTAATGAAGAAGCTCGGGATCTGGGTAGAGGTGACGACCCTTTGCGTGCCTGGTTATGTGGACACGGACGAGCAGTTCCGGAGCATCGCCCGGTTTATCCGGGACGAGCTGGGACCGGAGACGCCCTGGCACGTCAGCCGATTCTACCCCCATTACCGGATGGTGGACCGGCCGCCGACCGACATTCGGGTTCTGCGACGGGCGCGCCAGATCGGTCTTGAGGAAGGCTTGCGGTACGTCTACAGCGGTAACGTTCCCGGCGATGAGGGGGAAAATACCTTCTGCTACCATTGCCGGGCCCTCCTTATCCGACGCTGGGGCTTTTCGATCCTCGAAAACCGCCTGAAAGACGGCAAATGCCCGGACTGCGGCAGCCGAATCGACGGGATCGGGCTGTGA
- a CDS encoding epoxyqueuosine reductase QueH: MSQRPRLLLHVCCAPDATVGFERLGNEYEITAFFYNPNIHPEAEYNLRAQEFERLCAQMGVPYVVGPYDAQRWFDLVRGLEDEPERGRRCDVCYRMRLERTAQEAAQRQFDGFAVVLTVSPHKSASKINEIGEEVAARYGVRYIPTDLKKRDGFRRSVELSRQFGLYRQDYCGCLFSRRQREEKRAKADTAPESGR, translated from the coding sequence ATGAGCCAGAGACCACGATTGCTTCTCCACGTCTGCTGCGCGCCCGACGCTACGGTCGGGTTCGAGCGCCTGGGAAACGAGTACGAGATCACAGCCTTTTTCTACAACCCGAATATCCATCCGGAGGCGGAATACAACCTCCGGGCGCAGGAGTTTGAGAGGTTGTGCGCCCAGATGGGGGTACCGTACGTCGTCGGCCCGTACGACGCACAGCGCTGGTTCGATCTCGTGCGGGGCCTGGAGGACGAGCCGGAAAGGGGCCGGCGCTGCGACGTCTGTTACCGAATGCGTCTGGAGCGCACGGCGCAAGAGGCGGCGCAGCGGCAGTTCGACGGCTTTGCCGTGGTCCTCACGGTCAGCCCCCACAAGTCAGCATCTAAGATCAACGAGATAGGTGAGGAGGTCGCGGCCCGATACGGCGTCCGGTACATTCCCACCGATCTGAAGAAGCGCGACGGCTTCCGCCGCTCGGTGGAGCTGAGCCGCCAGTTCGGGCTGTACCGTCAGGACTACTGCGGCTGCCTCTTCAGCCGCCGCCAGCGAGAGGAGAAAAGGGCCAAAGCCGACACGGCTCCTGAGTCAGGCCGATGA
- a CDS encoding OmpA family protein codes for MGRRRVDKAVAAVVLFLLPAAVARGQVDRASLFEATEKAIEEARADQAELLAPRLFQQARSKLGEAQRAFDRGKNLADIRKILDEAAQAARRAREVALMGQRAFDTLLPAREAALKAQAPQLAPQLYQEGERRLAEAVAQLERGDVEGAKRRGSIAEKAFRDAELVAIKASILTNARELYTQATAQKCDRLTPSTYATASSFLAEAEKLLDTDRYATERAKELAARAEWHFLQALILAKEIEQGLRSASAIEGAILSREDQLRRVARELGIGVTPGQPPEAIGEAILTQIGTLRAENERLQNSLIERERSLAELRAKIQEIESRHASLEQQLAEQKRMLEAQRLREAKIRKITSLFEPQEAEVVTIGDRLVIRLYGLAFPVGKAIIEPKYFELLSKVQTAIREFPEARVAVEGHTDSQGDDTANQKLSFERANAVRQYLLANMGISEDRIIAVGHGESRPIASNDSPEGRAKNRRIEIILQMQ; via the coding sequence ATGGGCCGGCGACGAGTGGACAAGGCAGTGGCCGCGGTCGTCCTGTTCCTTCTTCCGGCGGCGGTGGCACGAGGGCAGGTGGACCGAGCCAGCCTCTTTGAGGCGACGGAAAAGGCTATCGAAGAGGCGCGGGCGGACCAGGCGGAACTTCTGGCGCCCCGTCTCTTCCAGCAAGCCCGGAGCAAGCTCGGAGAAGCGCAGCGCGCCTTCGATCGGGGGAAGAATCTCGCCGACATTCGCAAGATCCTGGACGAGGCCGCACAGGCAGCGCGCAGAGCCCGGGAGGTAGCCCTCATGGGGCAGCGTGCCTTCGATACCCTGCTCCCGGCGCGGGAAGCGGCGCTCAAGGCGCAGGCTCCGCAGCTGGCGCCCCAGCTTTACCAAGAGGGCGAGCGACGTCTTGCCGAGGCGGTCGCCCAGCTGGAACGCGGAGATGTGGAGGGCGCAAAGCGCAGGGGCTCGATCGCCGAGAAGGCGTTTCGCGATGCTGAGCTGGTCGCCATTAAGGCCTCGATCCTCACCAACGCCAGGGAGCTTTACACGCAGGCTACGGCCCAGAAGTGTGACCGGCTTACCCCTTCGACCTACGCCACGGCTAGCTCCTTCCTGGCCGAGGCGGAAAAGTTGCTGGACACAGACCGCTACGCTACCGAGCGGGCAAAGGAGCTGGCCGCACGCGCTGAGTGGCATTTCCTGCAGGCCTTGATCCTGGCCAAGGAGATCGAACAGGGCCTGAGGTCAGCCAGCGCCATCGAAGGAGCGATCCTGTCTCGTGAAGACCAGCTGCGGCGCGTGGCCCGGGAGCTGGGGATCGGGGTAACCCCGGGCCAGCCCCCGGAGGCCATTGGCGAAGCCATTCTGACGCAGATCGGCACTCTGAGGGCGGAGAACGAAAGACTGCAAAACAGCCTCATCGAGCGGGAGCGGTCCCTGGCCGAGCTGCGGGCGAAAATCCAGGAGATCGAGTCGCGACACGCCTCACTGGAGCAGCAGCTGGCCGAGCAAAAGCGCATGCTGGAAGCTCAGAGGCTGCGCGAAGCCAAGATCCGAAAGATCACAAGCCTGTTCGAACCCCAAGAGGCCGAAGTCGTTACAATCGGCGATCGTCTGGTGATCCGCCTCTACGGCCTTGCTTTCCCCGTAGGTAAGGCAATCATTGAGCCAAAATACTTCGAGCTGCTCTCCAAGGTTCAAACCGCGATCCGGGAATTTCCGGAAGCCCGTGTAGCGGTTGAAGGGCACACGGATAGCCAGGGCGACGACACGGCGAATCAGAAACTTTCGTTTGAACGGGCCAATGCGGTACGGCAGTACCTTTTAGCCAATATGGGGATCTCGGAGGACCGAATCATCGCTGTAGGGCACGGCGAATCGCGACCGATCGCCAGCAACGACTCCCCAGAGGGCCGGGCCAAGAATCGGCGCATCGAGATCATTCTCCAGATGCAATGA
- a CDS encoding slipin family protein, whose product MQPLIVVLAILFFLLLSAVKVLREYERGVVFRLGRLVGTRGPGIFLLIPIVDRMVKVSLRTVAMDVPPQDVITKDNVSVKVNAVLYFRVMDPAKAVVEVEDYLYATSQLAQTTLRSVLGQVELDELLSAREKINQNLQEIIDHHTDPWGVKVSLVEIKHVDLPQEMQRAMARQAEAERERRAKVIHAEGEFQASQRLADAAEIIAKHPIALQLRYLQTLLEIGTENNTTTIFPIPIDLVRPLLAKGEEAVRAAASE is encoded by the coding sequence ATGCAGCCATTGATTGTTGTACTGGCCATTCTGTTTTTCCTGCTCCTGAGTGCCGTCAAGGTGCTGCGGGAGTACGAGCGCGGAGTTGTGTTCCGCCTCGGCCGGCTGGTGGGAACACGCGGGCCGGGGATCTTCCTCCTCATCCCTATCGTGGATCGCATGGTCAAGGTTAGCCTGCGGACGGTCGCCATGGACGTACCGCCCCAGGACGTGATCACGAAGGACAATGTGTCCGTAAAGGTGAACGCCGTCCTCTATTTCCGTGTGATGGATCCTGCCAAGGCCGTCGTCGAGGTGGAAGACTACCTCTACGCCACGTCTCAGCTGGCGCAGACTACTCTGCGGAGCGTCCTCGGCCAGGTGGAGCTGGACGAGCTATTGTCCGCCCGTGAGAAGATCAATCAAAACCTCCAGGAGATCATCGACCACCACACCGACCCGTGGGGGGTGAAGGTGTCCCTGGTGGAGATCAAGCACGTCGATCTTCCGCAGGAGATGCAGCGGGCGATGGCGCGGCAGGCCGAGGCCGAGCGCGAACGTCGCGCCAAGGTCATCCACGCCGAGGGCGAGTTCCAGGCTTCCCAGAGGCTGGCCGACGCGGCCGAAATCATCGCCAAACACCCCATCGCGCTCCAGCTGCGCTACCTGCAGACCCTCCTGGAGATCGGCACCGAAAACAACACCACGACCATCTTCCCCATCCCCATCGATCTGGTACGGCCTCTCCTGGCCAAGGGCGAGGAGGCGGTGCGCGCAGCTGCAAGCGAATGA
- a CDS encoding nodulation protein NfeD, which translates to MRAARLQRAWAGLSVFAFLGLPSTPAQTQVAEGSRVPTVHVIDVDGIINPVSAQYILRHLEAAEEESAECLIIRLDTPGGLLESTKDIVKKMLSANVPVVVYVSPSGAGAVSAGVFITLAAHIAAMDEGTNIGAAHPVSIGGTADTSRVMEEKITNWAVAYIRSIAEKRGRNPDWAEQAVRRSVSCTEKEALRQGVIDLIAPSLDSLLVVLDGRQVQLASGPKVLRTRQAKVVSEPMTLRDRILYKISHPTVAYILLILGIYGLFFELSNPGAILPGVVGGIFLILAFFALQTLSVNYAGLLLILFAIVLFILEVKVTSYGILTLGGIVSMIIGSLMLFNTYELPALRVSVSVVIAAAITTAAFFVFALGMALKAKRAKPTTGREGLIGEIGLALTRLGPEEDGQVKLHGEIWRAMSDQPIRKGDRVRVVSVEGLTLRVEPVRPSATP; encoded by the coding sequence GTGAGGGCAGCGAGACTCCAAAGGGCTTGGGCGGGGCTGAGCGTGTTCGCCTTCCTTGGGCTCCCTTCGACCCCGGCTCAGACGCAAGTGGCGGAAGGCTCAAGGGTACCCACCGTCCACGTGATTGACGTGGACGGCATCATCAATCCCGTATCGGCGCAGTATATCCTCCGCCATCTGGAAGCCGCGGAGGAGGAAAGCGCGGAGTGCTTGATTATCCGCCTGGACACGCCCGGGGGCCTTCTGGAGAGCACCAAGGACATCGTGAAGAAGATGCTCTCCGCCAATGTCCCGGTTGTGGTGTACGTATCGCCCAGCGGAGCCGGGGCGGTGAGCGCTGGGGTATTCATTACGCTGGCCGCGCACATCGCCGCGATGGACGAAGGGACAAACATTGGAGCAGCCCATCCGGTCAGCATTGGGGGAACCGCCGACACCTCGCGGGTGATGGAGGAGAAGATCACCAACTGGGCGGTGGCGTACATCCGCAGTATCGCCGAGAAGCGCGGGCGCAACCCGGACTGGGCCGAGCAGGCAGTACGGCGCAGCGTGTCCTGCACCGAAAAAGAAGCCCTCCGACAGGGTGTTATCGACCTGATCGCCCCCTCTCTGGACTCCCTCCTCGTCGTCCTCGATGGCCGGCAGGTGCAGCTCGCCTCGGGCCCCAAGGTCCTGCGGACGCGCCAGGCGAAGGTTGTTTCTGAGCCCATGACCCTGCGGGACCGGATCCTCTACAAGATCTCCCATCCCACCGTGGCCTACATCCTTCTTATCCTTGGCATCTACGGCTTGTTCTTTGAGCTGAGCAATCCTGGAGCCATTCTGCCCGGGGTCGTCGGCGGGATCTTCCTCATCCTGGCCTTTTTCGCCCTGCAAACCCTGTCGGTGAATTACGCGGGTCTCCTCCTGATCCTGTTTGCAATCGTCCTCTTCATTCTCGAGGTGAAAGTGACCAGCTACGGGATTTTGACACTTGGCGGGATCGTGTCCATGATCATCGGCTCCCTGATGCTCTTCAACACCTACGAGTTACCGGCGCTGCGAGTCTCGGTGAGCGTGGTGATTGCCGCAGCCATTACGACGGCGGCTTTCTTCGTCTTCGCCTTGGGGATGGCCCTCAAGGCTAAGCGCGCCAAGCCCACCACGGGGCGAGAGGGACTGATCGGCGAGATCGGCCTGGCTCTGACCCGGCTGGGACCGGAGGAAGACGGGCAGGTCAAGCTCCACGGCGAGATTTGGCGAGCCATGAGTGACCAGCCCATCCGCAAGGGGGACCGGGTGCGGGTGGTGAGTGTGGAGGGCCTGACCCTGCGGGTGGAGCCTGTGCGCCCCAGTGCGACCCCGTGA
- a CDS encoding DUF2905 domain-containing protein, whose amino-acid sequence MEFFGKLLLTTGLVLVLVGLILTLGQHHLSFLGRLPGDIRIERENFRFYFPLTSCVLVSLLLSLLLYALSRR is encoded by the coding sequence ATGGAGTTTTTCGGGAAGCTCTTGCTGACGACCGGATTGGTGCTGGTTCTGGTGGGCTTGATTCTCACCCTCGGCCAACATCATTTGTCCTTCCTCGGAAGGCTGCCTGGAGACATCCGCATCGAGCGGGAGAATTTCCGCTTCTACTTCCCCCTCACCAGCTGCGTGTTGGTGAGCTTGCTGCTGTCGCTGCTGCTCTACGCCTTGAGCAGACGGTGA
- the flgB gene encoding flagellar basal body rod protein FlgB — MILQRILAKTALPVLEKSLDAASLRQRVTAENLAHASTPGYRRQKVVFEEELGRALSQQAKVSALTHPAHLPVGRRRVEEVEAQIVEDRDPGNGTGVNNVDTERELADLAKSQIYYAYAARLVARSYATLRESIRGRTG, encoded by the coding sequence ATGATCCTGCAGAGAATTCTGGCTAAGACAGCCCTCCCCGTCCTCGAGAAGAGTCTGGATGCCGCGTCTCTGCGACAAAGGGTTACCGCCGAGAACTTAGCCCATGCTTCCACTCCCGGATACCGCCGGCAGAAAGTGGTATTCGAGGAGGAGCTTGGCCGGGCGCTTTCTCAGCAAGCAAAGGTCAGCGCTTTGACCCACCCAGCCCACCTGCCCGTAGGGCGAAGGCGAGTAGAGGAGGTGGAAGCGCAGATTGTGGAGGACCGCGATCCGGGCAACGGCACCGGGGTCAACAACGTGGACACCGAGCGCGAGCTCGCCGATCTTGCCAAGAGCCAGATCTACTACGCCTACGCCGCGCGCCTGGTGGCCCGGAGCTACGCCACCCTGCGCGAGAGCATACGGGGCAGAACGGGCTGA
- the flgC gene encoding flagellar basal body rod protein FlgC, whose product MALRGIFSAIDISSSGLSAQRRKLNVVASNIANAETTRTETGGPYRRRLVQFSQAPGSTFATVLRRVVGKLTTTHPRHIPLAAEKVETTWTQGQVEAQETVDNSQFRLVYDPGHPDADRNGYVAYPNVNIVTEMVDLITASRAYEANLAAINAAKDMAKRALEI is encoded by the coding sequence ATGGCACTGCGAGGTATTTTCTCCGCAATTGACATCAGCAGCAGCGGCCTTTCGGCGCAGCGTCGCAAGCTCAACGTGGTCGCCTCGAACATCGCCAACGCAGAGACGACCCGCACCGAAACCGGCGGTCCCTATCGCCGACGGCTGGTGCAGTTCAGCCAGGCGCCAGGTAGTACCTTTGCCACTGTCCTTCGGCGTGTCGTAGGCAAGCTCACCACCACCCATCCTCGTCACATTCCTCTGGCTGCCGAGAAGGTGGAGACGACCTGGACCCAGGGGCAGGTGGAGGCTCAAGAGACCGTAGACAACAGCCAGTTCCGCCTCGTGTACGACCCCGGACATCCGGATGCCGACAGAAACGGCTACGTCGCCTATCCCAACGTGAATATCGTGACCGAAATGGTGGACCTGATCACGGCGTCGCGCGCATACGAGGCCAACCTGGCGGCCATTAACGCGGCCAAAGACATGGCCAAACGCGCCCTGGAGATTTGA
- the fliE gene encoding flagellar hook-basal body complex protein FliE, protein MPLGPVQLLERLPRIAGSDAARASEKGEVTSFGETLKKFLSDVNELQLEANEQMEKLAAGQAENLHDVMVAVEKASISFELLLEIRNKVLEAYQEIMRMQL, encoded by the coding sequence ATGCCTTTGGGCCCCGTTCAACTCCTGGAGCGCTTGCCACGAATCGCAGGTTCGGATGCAGCAAGAGCCTCTGAGAAGGGTGAGGTCACGTCGTTCGGCGAAACCCTCAAGAAGTTCCTGTCCGACGTCAACGAGCTCCAGCTTGAAGCGAATGAGCAGATGGAGAAGCTGGCCGCTGGTCAGGCGGAGAATCTCCACGACGTAATGGTAGCGGTCGAGAAGGCCAGCATAAGCTTCGAGCTCCTGCTGGAGATCCGAAACAAGGTGCTCGAAGCGTACCAGGAGATCATGCGAATGCAGCTGTAG
- the fliF gene encoding flagellar basal-body MS-ring/collar protein FliF, translating into MPEALRQAAEKLRQFWSALNLGQKAVLVGSVVGSIVLVLALVHWASRPDYTVLFTNLDPKDASTIVEQLRAKKVPYELRDGGTTILVPQEKVYELRLELAGQGLPLMGTVGYEIFDRNNIGLTDFVQKVNYRRALEGELARTISTLAEISSARVHIVVPEPSLYASEQKEPTASIALRLRPGARLSPVQVQGIANLVASSVEGLRPENVTIVDSYGNVLNARRERETLASLTASQIELQRDVEDYLGQKVMSLLEGVVGPGRARVRVTAELDFDQVERTQETYDAENPAIRSQETSLEILPQGQGGGRRESNVTNYELNRTVERVVQSPGAVRRVTVAAIVDGRYQPVKGPDGKQTQQFVPRSQEELDKLTALVQSAIGYDAKRGDRVEVTCLPIQNPEEEELREVDRRAFLFRVLEKVALGLAVLLLLGLIRSGIRDFREVAMAYLRRSSEEVGEPEAEKEVLERLDRRRQVVYFARRKPDDAAKLVRTWLVQDHR; encoded by the coding sequence ATGCCGGAAGCGCTTCGCCAGGCTGCCGAAAAGCTGCGCCAGTTTTGGTCCGCCCTCAACCTCGGTCAGAAGGCGGTCCTTGTGGGTTCCGTCGTCGGCTCCATTGTACTGGTCCTGGCGCTGGTTCATTGGGCCTCGCGTCCCGACTACACGGTGCTGTTCACCAATCTTGATCCGAAAGATGCCTCGACGATCGTCGAGCAGCTGCGCGCCAAGAAGGTCCCTTACGAGTTGCGGGACGGTGGGACTACCATCCTGGTGCCGCAGGAGAAAGTGTACGAGCTGCGGCTGGAGCTTGCGGGACAGGGTCTCCCTCTCATGGGGACCGTGGGCTATGAGATCTTCGACCGCAACAACATCGGTCTCACGGATTTCGTCCAGAAGGTCAATTACAGGCGGGCTCTGGAAGGGGAGTTAGCCCGAACGATCTCCACCCTGGCGGAAATTTCTTCCGCCCGGGTGCACATCGTCGTGCCTGAACCCTCCCTCTACGCTTCGGAGCAGAAGGAACCGACGGCTTCCATCGCCCTCCGCTTGCGGCCGGGCGCCCGCCTTAGCCCGGTGCAGGTGCAAGGGATTGCGAACCTGGTGGCCTCCAGTGTGGAGGGACTGAGGCCGGAGAACGTCACCATCGTCGATAGCTACGGCAACGTCCTGAACGCTCGCCGGGAAAGGGAAACGCTGGCTAGCCTCACGGCGTCGCAGATCGAGCTCCAGCGCGACGTGGAGGATTACCTCGGCCAGAAGGTAATGAGCCTGCTCGAAGGGGTGGTGGGACCGGGGCGAGCGCGCGTGCGCGTGACGGCGGAGCTCGATTTCGATCAAGTCGAGCGGACTCAGGAGACCTACGACGCGGAAAACCCGGCCATTCGGAGCCAGGAGACGAGTCTGGAGATTCTCCCACAAGGCCAGGGAGGAGGAAGGCGGGAATCGAACGTCACCAATTACGAGCTGAATCGCACGGTCGAGCGCGTGGTGCAATCTCCAGGAGCCGTGCGCCGGGTCACGGTGGCGGCCATCGTCGATGGCCGTTACCAGCCCGTGAAGGGGCCGGACGGAAAGCAGACCCAGCAGTTTGTGCCGCGCTCGCAGGAGGAGCTGGATAAGCTCACCGCCCTGGTCCAGAGCGCCATCGGCTACGATGCAAAGCGAGGGGATCGCGTGGAGGTGACCTGCCTCCCCATCCAGAATCCGGAGGAAGAGGAGCTGCGGGAGGTAGATCGCCGGGCCTTCCTGTTTCGCGTCCTGGAGAAGGTGGCGCTGGGTCTGGCCGTTTTGCTTCTCCTTGGCCTGATCCGTTCGGGGATCCGGGACTTCCGCGAGGTCGCCATGGCCTATCTGCGCCGTTCCTCCGAGGAGGTCGGCGAGCCGGAGGCGGAAAAGGAGGTCTTGGAGCGGCTGGACCGTCGGCGCCAGGTGGTGTATTTCGCGCGGCGAAAACCGGACGATGCGGCCAAGTTGGTGAGGACCTGGCTGGTACAGGACCATCGGTGA